A segment of the Saccharomyces kudriavzevii IFO 1802 strain IFO1802 genome assembly, chromosome: 2 genome:
TCTTTTGCATCTGGAATATTATACAACTGAGAAATGAAAGCAATGGGGTTTTTTGGGTCATAAGACAGATGTCGTAATGATACTACGCTCATGTTCTCTTGGGAATGGTTGGGTAGGGATAGGTTGGTTTTTTTGACAATTTGATAATTATGCCAGTCAGTAGTATTACCGCAAATCAGGCCTGTCTCGTCCAGGCGTGTTGCTGAAGTCAGCTTATCCAATTCTAACTTTTCGCACAAGGCCATATTCTTATCGATGTTGTTAAAACATACAATTTCACTGGGTGACGAGCATAGATTTAAAGGTGTacaattattgaaaaaatccttCTCTAATAGAGGTGTGCCGATCAGACTATCGGGTATATCCGTATTGAAATTTCGATAGGTGcaaatgaaaagatttGTCTTGTAACATGATTCTCTGCAATGAACATAACCTTTTTGAACAAACGTTAAACATATCCGTAAAAGTAATGCAAGCGTAGTACAATGGTGGCAATTCCCATCATGACCACCCATTGCTGTTGATTCGGTTTCCTTGTCTGTggtgttgttgttttgTGAACAATAAACTACTATATTATTAGCCATTTCTACCATCTTTGCACACTGAAGATCAAATCTTCTGAATAGACCTCTTTTATTCCAAACGTCTTGTCCACTTGGTTTCAAGAACGTACTTGATCCAACCTTATTTCTAGGATCGTTTCTTAATTCTAGTGATATCCCACGAGGGTCCACCTTTAGAAACGGTAAAACTTTATGCTTTTCGCAATAGGCAGCGACCTTCTCCAaatcaatatcatcaacgTGTAGTTCCACTTGTCGTACCTGGCACTTcagcaaattcaaaagctCGTCAGCGTTATTGGGGTAATGAAAACCTTCCATCTCATCTGCAGTTTCCCCACTACCGCCTACTCTATGCAGAGAAGTTGAGATCTTCCAGGACTGGAAGATGTCATTAACTTCAAGGGAACCACGCAAGAGCGCCGAATTGTTAGCGTCTGATTGTGACTTAACTATTGCTAAGGAATGAGGGAAATCTGGTGGTTGACCAAAGGAGATATCATGAGCCCAGggaaacatttttttacattcAGGCCATTCAGCAGCCTGATGTAGGCGCACAAGGTTGTGCAATTCAGCAGGTGTGAGCGAGGGCATTTCCAAAGCCATGGTTGTTACTAAAGTCTGTTATAGCCACCCCTTCTACCTCTACAACAATTTCTGCAGAATAATCGGTGCCCTTTtcaactttcttttcccttcttcttgtttttctcttttggCACCTTTATTGTTCGTAATAGTTATGTTTTTActatgattttgaaatattcatTTATTTCTATTACGCGAAATAAGTAACATTAAGAACTCGACATCACAGCTCAGAAAGGTCAGCAAGCCACAAACCGTACGCCAAAGAAATGCCCGATTTAGTTAAGGATAAGGCACCTACATTCCCCATATCTAAAGTAAAGAAGATTGCCAAATGTGATCCGGAATACATCATTACATCTAACGCAGCTGTATCGGCGACCGCGTTTGCAGCAGAATTGTTTGTACAGAACCTTGTTGAAGAATCGCTGGTGTTAGCACAATTAAATTCGAAGGGCAAGACAAGCCTACGACTAAGTTTAAATTCTATCGAAGAATGtgtagaaaaaaaagaaaatttcagatTCTTGGAGGACGTTATTaaacaattgaagaaaaatagctCTCTCAACAAGATGAGAGAACTTGGAAAGCAACCGGGATCAGATAATCAGCAAgccgatgaagaagagccACAGCTGCATcaagacgatgatgaaagcGAAGACGAAGGCgcagaagatgatgaagaagacgatgGATCTGAACAAGAGGAACCTGCGCACCAGGAAGAACTCATAGATGATCGTGAAATcgacgaagatgataaGCCTCCGCGTAGTGTGGCAACTTTACTGTCGAGGTTTCAATACAAATCAACGCTGGATGCAGGTGAGCGATCAGATTCTTCTGATCATGAAACAGATGAGGGGAAGAACAAATATACTTAGTGTTAAGTATATGGAGTTGTCATAATACACAATATCTTAAAAGCACATTTGAACCCTAATTTCTGTATCAATCATCAAAAGGCTTATTTCCGCTAAAAATTAGGGTGAATGTTTGTTGTTTAGGTTTGAGTATTTAATAAAAGGATAAAATCCAGGGCTTCGAAATGAAAATCACAGTCCACGAAAACCCTAATTGGTCAATCtggcaatgaaaaaaaaagaaacaagttGCATTAATAAATGAACATGATCAATACGTAGCCGTTATATTGTAAATCATAAGCGGAGATTGTTTTAAATAGTCTAGAATAGTCTTTAAAATACTATAGCGTTTACGATGTCAAAAAAACAGGAATATATCGCGCCAATAAAATACCAAAACAGCTTGCCTGTACCACAATTACCTCCTAAACTTCTGGTTTACGAAGATGCTCCGGAGACAAATCCAGACTCCTCCCAATTGATCAATTCCCTATACACCAAGACGAACGTCAGTAACCTCATTCAAcaagatgatgatttgGGCATGCCGGttgatttgatgaaatttccGGGCCTGTTGAACAAACTAGATTCTAAACTGCTTTACGGTTTTGATAATGTCAAGTTAGCCAAAGATGATCGAATCTTGCTGAGGGACCCTAGAATAGACAGGTTGACCAGGACCGATGTATCCAAGGTTACCTTCTTAAGACGTACCGAATATGTCTCCAACACAATTGCTGCACACGATTCCACGttcttgaaaaggaaaagaggTTTGGGCGATGAAgattcagatgatgaaaaccTTGATGTCAACCATATAATCAAGAGAGTGGAGAAAACCTTCAACAAAACAGATACATGGAAACATCCAGTTAAGAAGGGAGTTAAGATGGTCAAAAAATGGGACTTGTTGCCCGATACGGCGTCAATGGACCAAATTTATTTTATCTTAAAATTCATGGGTAGTGCGTCGTTGGAcagcaaagaaaagaaagcgtTGACTACAGGCGTATTCAGGCCAGTGGAACTGGAAGAGGATGAATGGATTTCCATGTATGCCACCGATCATAAAGATTCTGTCATTTTGGAGACTGAACTGGAAAAGGGTATGGATGAAATGGACGATGACTCCCACGAAGGTAAGGTatacaaattcaaaaggaTAAGGGACTACGACATGAAACAGGTGGCTGAAAAGCCAATGACCGAGCTAGCTATACGTTTAAATGATAAAGACGGCATTGCCTATTACAAACCGCTACGTTCAAAGATCGAATTAAGGCGCAGAAGAGTAAATGATATCATCAAACCGTTAGTGAAAGAGCACGACATAGATCAGTTGAACATTACTCTGAGGAATCCTAGTACCAAAGAAGCTAATATAAGAGACAAGTTGAGAATGAAGTTCGATCCTATAAATTTCGCCACCGTggacgaagaagacgaagaagaggaggaaaaaCATGATGAtgccaaagaagaattagAGGAAGATCTCGAAAAGGAAGACCCCAAACCAGAAAGCGTGAGTGAGCAAGATGAAGTAACTAAACAGGATGCAAAGCCAGCGCCTGAAACTCCTGAAACTTTAGATACCATCAGTACCGAGCAGGAACCAAAGGAACCAGAGGAACTGAAAGACACTCCAGGACAAGAATAAAATGTCTAAAAACAAGGAAATGATTAATGTAAGCTCGtggttttttgttttcaagtTCGCTAAAAGATAAAAGGCTGAAGTAAATATTATAAATATACATTACTTAATGTAAAAAAACAACTACAAGCAAGTAAACAAAACTTCAAATgcaaaattgaaatcaCATCTGTAAGTTCAATGTTTCTTAATGATTAATGCACCGGTTTGCCAGCCACCGGCTGTCACGCTGACGCAAATATAATCTTCAGGcaattcaatttttctggGCTTGATCACCCTAATGTTCCGCTGCCCTTCCCAATTGCCGATGTGTAACTCATTAACCACTTTTTCAGAGGGCCCTAGTCCTAGACACCCACAATCTTGACTTTCCACGCCCCAAGAATACAAATGACCAGACTCAGTTAGTGCTACCGTATGGTAGTCACCACTCGCAACAGATATGACCTTCTCATCGATGTCCAGTTCCGTTAAACTTTCCTTATCGACGTCACCATTTGCAATCTTTAAAGTATAACAGTGAGTATCAGTGAACAGTACTAGTGAAGCAAAACAAACGTTGATTTTACATAGCTTCCCAACGACGTCTAAATCTAAGAAGTTGTTCAAACCGTTGTGATATTTCCATAGCTTATCTCCATCATTATTAATGTAGAAAACACAACCATCTTGTAAACATGCAAAATCGATGACCCTGGAGTCTCCGCTGATATCATCTGTACATGGGATAACTTCATACTTTGCATAAGCAAAGCTCTCGCCCCTTTTAATAGCTTCTCTTTCCCTCCATGAAACCAACCCAATCTTGTATATATAGCAACAATTAAAGTTCCAGCCACTagcaattttcaaaattggaTTTGTAGCACGGCTAGGTAAGTCGGCAAACTCGATTTTAACACCTTGGTCAGATTCTGTGGAATCCCATGAATAAATATTGCCATGTGTGTCCATGGCCAGGAAATGGCTTCTTCCAGAACTTATGGCGACATACTGAATATCATTGAACGTCTCCAAATTATCATGTGTACCGCTATACAGGGGAAAAGAATTTCTTGCAAACATTCTCCTAATATGATTATTGCCAGGAACTGCTTTGTTTGCATTTCGTTCTAGCATTTCTAATTCACTATATATATTGTCATGCGGTCCCGTTGAAGGCATAGTAGTCCTAGGTACAGCAGCGTTCATTCCTCCAGGAGAGATAATGGGAGCCGCTGCTTGTCCTCCGCCCGTTGTAACGTTCTGAACTGAACTTGACCGTGTGTTTCCTGCTTCGTAAACAGTGGATGGATGACTGCCACTCATTCTCCTTCCAGCAAATGTACCTGTGGTATTCAGAGTACTTCCGTTACTGCGACTCGTGATTCGAGGATACGATCTCTCCATATTATGAATCATCTCTCTAAAGGGATTATAATCATGTTGCGAACCAGTAGGGCCAGGACCTTTGAAGCCGCCAGAGAAAGTAGACCCGGTACTATACAAGTTACCGGATTCAgtcaagatttgaaaagaaaaaccaCCGCTGCAGACTTGAGCTATAATTTCATCTCCATCTTTCTTGATAGCACTTAACGGGTCCTCTGAAGGAATGAAATTACCGCTTCTGGACCTTGTTCTACTATTAAACCAAGGAACTTCTGTTGGGGTATTGACACCATATTTAAACCGCGGACTTGGCCCATTCAGTGATGCACCTGTCAGTTCATTATTAGAACTGACAGTATACCCTAATCTTCCATGCTTCATATAGCCCCAACTGTAAAACTTCGTATTGTATGCTCGTAGCTGGTATAAATCTTGCCACGATAGATCGGGGTATGCTTCTCTTAAAATTGTTTCTGTGCAGGTCTTGAATTCGGTCGAGTTTCGGCACTGGAAAGGTTCATCGTTTGTTCTTAATGTGCCAAATGCTTTGTGAAATAATTCATGCCACAAAGTCTTAGAGTGGTCAAAATCTAGTAATGTATTGTAATACTTGTTCGTTTGCGATAGATTCTTGATATCATCAGTGGTTAGAAACGGTAGAGTAGCTTGGACGATGTCTGGAGGTAATCCTACTTCGGACTCCCTTTCTTTATCCTCAACTTCACCCATAATTTACTCTTATATGTGTAAGTTTGAGAGTATGTTCCTGCAGATGCAAATACTCTACTCCAAAAAGGGGATGACGCTTTTATACGATCTTCATTCACTAATTATCGTCATCTGGTAAATATGAGGTCCGGACGAAGCGCCCGAAAAGTACTTTCCATACTATCCTCATATCAGAGGGATGTTAAATACAAAGCTATTGATTGCTATTATATGAAGGACTGTATATGCAAAACTTATTGAGTTCCGAATTGGTTAATTTCTTGGTGTGGCCGCTTAtaatttattgaagactTTAGACAAAATTTCAGTCAAGTTGGaccaatttttgattcttaGATTCTCATTGGCTAAATGACCATTGTCTGTCGATTGACCACATGGTATTTGAACGGCTGGAGCATCAAATATTCTTTCCAACATTCTCAAGCAAGAAATGGAACCTCCTTCTCTCACCAGTAATGGTTCTACGTCCCATGCAGCAgttatttcatcttttaaaACTTGGTACGCATGATTTGTTGGGTCACCCAACCAACCTTCAGCTTCATTCAAAACTTTTATTTCTAGATGGTTCTGAGAATCTAATTGGTTAAAACTTTCTTCTAAGTATGTCTCAAGATCTTGCTTAACTTGTTCCACGCTTTGTTCCGGAACCAACCTGATGGAGATACCCATGGTGACACTTTTGGGTATAACTGTAATGTTACCTGGCCCACTAAATTGTACAGTTGTCATGGATAATGAAGGCTTTGCCCAATTTGTAAtcaaatcttgaatggTGGTACTTTCGTCGATATTTGCAAGCTTCGTAATTTTCTGGAATCtttgatattcttcttcagtcaaatctttcaagggggaataaaaatttggaattAGAATCTCATCTCGCTCATTTTGCAACTTAGACACAATTTTGACTAAGTTCACCATAGGTTCATCGTAAACGCCGCCATTGAGACCAGAGTGTCCATCCGGTCTATCACTCCAGACTTTTATTTGTGCATTGATAACACCTCTCAACCCATAATTTAAGCATGGATGTTCTTGATCAACCCAGGTGGAATTACTTAGTAAAATCcaatcaatattttctccaATAACATCATGATATTTTTCGCAAACGTGTTTCAAGCTGGCAGACCCAATTTCTTCACTCCCCTCGACTAAAAATACAACATCATTCACTAATTTTCCCTGTTGAAACAAATATGCTACGCTATGAATAGCGCTCACCAATGGTCCCTTATTGTCCGATACACCACGTCCCTTCAAATATCCGTTTTCACAAGTTAAGGTAAATGGATCAGTATTCCAGTTGAAAGTATTTCCAGATGAAATAACGTCGTAGTGACCATACCATAAAACAcgctttttcttggcaCCTTCTACCGACGAAGCTTCTCCACTACCTTGGAAATATGCGAATACGACAGGATTGCCGCCGTCAGGTAATGGAAACAATCGGGCATTTGTAGCTCcgaatttcaaaaataattgTTGCAGATAGATCGCACAACGTCTCAACGACAACGTATTAGCAGTGTCCTTGCATTGGGACACAGTCTGATAAGAGATAAGTTCTCTCAAAGTGTTTAACATTTCCTCGTTATTCAGTGAGGCTGGTTGATAAACAGCCCATGAATTGGTAGTTTGAAATGTAGATGATGCATTAATTGGCGAAGCGGCTGAGATAGGTACCGCAGATAACAACGATGTTATATCCCAGAGTGTCAACGaaccatcactaccacccGTTAATAAACTAATGGATTCTGCATTCAATGTATTGAAGATCTCGGAGCTCAATATTTTACCCTGTTGTGGATTCCAATGATTAACTTGATTCTGATAGAAATGCGTGATCCCTGATTCATCGATGGCAAAAATGTGATCCATATAAACGGATATTGAAATGACGTCTGATTCATCCTTCGTTTTCAGGGTAGAAATTAATTGCTGGGTATTCAAATCCCAAATTTTTAGAATCCCGTCAGTTAACCCGCAATATAAGAACGGGAACTCGATGGTTTGAGATATAACACTATCATCATTGTCAATTCTATCGTTTATCAAAGAGACCTTAACAGTTCGGTGTTCTTTATCTCTAGAGAACTCCCAAAGCTTGCCTATTCCATCACCAGCCGATGAAATTATGTGTTCCGAGCCGGAAGCCAGGGAACTCTTATCCAACAGTTGATTAAACCTGGAGCACAGCTTATTAATGGAATAAACAAACCCGTTATGTGCGTACTTGATGATGTTTTCGGAAGGAACCT
Coding sequences within it:
- the DUG2 gene encoding glutamine amidotransferase subunit DUG2 (similar to Saccharomyces cerevisiae DUG2 (YBR281C); ancestral locus Anc_1.306), whose amino-acid sequence is MYDSSGVALHSELIHRWNHAFSILSIVAFPKKRLLFAGSQDSKILVFDLPTYNLIHTIRLGESQEETHTRSSVLCLTRSEDENFLFSGGADSLVRIWSIGEKNIRDDFLPVTEIATVYSVTDIGDIFSLAYLDSLETIVLGCQNASLLYVENLIQKIERTSSDTVENINRLPHRRYDKFFDSLGPTGCSSNSLSQTSLTSSQENCGAAIIEVPSENIIKYAHNGFVYSINKLCSRFNQLLDKSSLASGSEHIISSAGDGIGKLWEFSRDKEHRTVKVSLINDRIDNDDSVISQTIEFPFLYCGLTDGILKIWDLNTQQLISTLKTKDESDVISISVYMDHIFAIDESGITHFYQNQVNHWNPQQGKILSSEIFNTLNAESISLLTGGSDGSLTLWDITSLLSAVPISAASPINASSTFQTTNSWAVYQPASLNNEEMLNTLRELISYQTVSQCKDTANTLSLRRCAIYLQQLFLKFGATNARLFPLPDGGNPVVFAYFQGSGEASSVEGAKKKRVLWYGHYDVISSGNTFNWNTDPFTLTCENGYLKGRGVSDNKGPLVSAIHSVAYLFQQGKLVNDVVFLVEGSEEIGSASLKHVCEKYHDVIGENIDWILLSNSTWVDQEHPCLNYGLRGVINAQIKVWSDRPDGHSGLNGGVYDEPMVNLVKIVSKLQNERDEILIPNFYSPLKDLTEEEYQRFQKITKLANIDESTTIQDLITNWAKPSLSMTTVQFSGPGNITVIPKSVTMGISIRLVPEQSVEQVKQDLETYLEESFNQLDSQNHLEIKVLNEAEGWLGDPTNHAYQVLKDEITAAWDVEPLLVREGGSISCLRMLERIFDAPAVQIPCGQSTDNGHLANENLRIKNWSNLTEILSKVFNKL
- the PAF1 gene encoding Paf1p (similar to Saccharomyces cerevisiae PAF1 (YBR279W); ancestral locus Anc_1.309) → MSKKQEYIAPIKYQNSLPVPQLPPKLLVYEDAPETNPDSSQLINSLYTKTNVSNLIQQDDDLGMPVDLMKFPGLLNKLDSKLLYGFDNVKLAKDDRILLRDPRIDRLTRTDVSKVTFLRRTEYVSNTIAAHDSTFLKRKRGLGDEDSDDENLDVNHIIKRVEKTFNKTDTWKHPVKKGVKMVKKWDLLPDTASMDQIYFILKFMGSASLDSKEKKALTTGVFRPVELEEDEWISMYATDHKDSVILETELEKGMDEMDDDSHEGKVYKFKRIRDYDMKQVAEKPMTELAIRLNDKDGIAYYKPLRSKIELRRRRVNDIIKPLVKEHDIDQLNITLRNPSTKEANIRDKLRMKFDPINFATVDEEDEEEEEKHDDAKEELEEDLEKEDPKPESVSEQDEVTKQDAKPAPETPETLDTISTEQEPKEPEELKDTPGQE
- the SAF1 gene encoding SCF ubiquitin ligase complex subunit SAF1 (similar to Saccharomyces cerevisiae SAF1 (YBR280C); ancestral locus Anc_1.307); protein product: MGEVEDKERESEVGLPPDIVQATLPFLTTDDIKNLSQTNKYYNTLLDFDHSKTLWHELFHKAFGTLRTNDEPFQCRNSTEFKTCTETILREAYPDLSWQDLYQLRAYNTKFYSWGYMKHGRLGYTVSSNNELTGASLNGPSPRFKYGVNTPTEVPWFNSRTRSRSGNFIPSEDPLSAIKKDGDEIIAQVCSGGFSFQILTESGNLYSTGSTFSGGFKGPGPTGSQHDYNPFREMIHNMERSYPRITSRSNGSTLNTTGTFAGRRMSGSHPSTVYEAGNTRSSSVQNVTTGGGQAAAPIISPGGMNAAVPRTTMPSTGPHDNIYSELEMLERNANKAVPGNNHIRRMFARNSFPLYSGTHDNLETFNDIQYVAISSGRSHFLAMDTHGNIYSWDSTESDQGVKIEFADLPSRATNPILKIASGWNFNCCYIYKIGLVSWREREAIKRGESFAYAKYEVIPCTDDISGDSRVIDFACLQDGCVFYINNDGDKLWKYHNGLNNFLDLDVVGKLCKINVCFASLVLFTDTHCYTLKIANGDVDKESLTELDIDEKVISVASGDYHTVALTESGHLYSWGVESQDCGCLGLGPSEKVVNELHIGNWEGQRNIRVIKPRKIELPEDYICVSVTAGGWQTGALIIKKH
- the DPB3 gene encoding DNA polymerase epsilon noncatalytic subunit (similar to Saccharomyces cerevisiae DPB3 (YBR278W) and DLS1 (YJL065C); ancestral locus Anc_1.311), with amino-acid sequence MPDLVKDKAPTFPISKVKKIAKCDPEYIITSNAAVSATAFAAELFVQNLVEESLVLAQLNSKGKTSLRLSLNSIEECVEKKENFRFLEDVIKQLKKNSSLNKMRELGKQPGSDNQQADEEEPQLHQDDDESEDEGAEDDEEDDGSEQEEPAHQEELIDDREIDEDDKPPRSVATLLSRFQYKSTLDAGERSDSSDHETDEGKNKYT